The Streptomyces sp. NBC_00483 genome contains the following window.
GCGGGCGCCGAGCGCGGTGCCGACGAGCAGCGCGGCGAAGGTCTGACCGGTGACCGGCACAGGCGAGCCCGGGACCGGGAGCGCGATCTGCGCGGCGATGCCGGTGAGGGCGGCGCCGCCGAGGACAAGCGCCGTGCTCTTCAGGGCCACGGCGGACTTGGTGCGGGAGGCGGGCAGGAGGTCGGCCAGGACCTTGCCCGGACGGGCGGCGGTCGCGACAGCGGCGGCGGTACTCATGGGGACTCCGCGTTCAGTGAGAGGACCTTGCGGTCGGGCAGGGCAGGACTTTGTGACGCTATCCCAGGGGAGTTGGGCCGATCACGGTCGCCGGTCGACAAAGGGGCCCACGCCGTGTTGGTGGGCTCTGAACAAACAACGGCACCTACACCTCGTACAAGGTGATGCTCGTCACTGGGAGAGTCTGTTTTGCGTGCGGAGGTGCTTGAACGGGAGACTGTAGGTTCCCGCCAAACCGCGCACGCCCGCGCGACCAGCACATCCGAGATCGGCTGAAGCCCCATGCACGACGAACCACTCTCCGCCGGGCTGAAGCAGCGCCACCTCACGATGCTCGGCCTCGGCGGGGTCATCGGCGCGGGCCTGTTCGTCGGCTCGGGAGCCGGTATCGCGGTCGCGGGGCCCGGCATCGTCGTCTCGTACCTGATCGCGGGCACACTCGCGATGCTGGTGATGCGGATGCTCGGCGAGATGTCCGCCGCGATGCCCGCGTCCGGTTCCTTCTCGGTGCACGCGGAGCGGGCGCTCGGCCGGTGGGCCGGGTTCACTGCCGGATGGCTCTACTGGTTCATGCTCGTGGTGGTGCTCGCCGTCGAGGCGACGGGCGCGGCGCAGATCGCGAACGGGTGGGTGCCGGGCGTCCCGCAGTGGGCGTGGGTGCTGCTCTTCATGGTCGTGTTCACCGTCGCCAACCTGACGGCGGTGAAGAACTTCGGCGAGTTCGAGTTCTGGTTCGCGGCCCTCAAGGTCTTCGCGATCATCGCGTTCCTGGTGCTCGGCGCCCTCGCGATCTTCGGGATCCTCCCCGACACGGATCCGGTCGGCCTCACCCATCTGACCGGGGACGGCGGGTTCCTGCCGCACGGCTGGGAGGGCGTCGTCTCCGGCGTCCTCGCGGTCGTCTTCGCGTTCGGCGGCCTGGAGGTCGTCACGATCGCGGCCGCCGAGTCCGAGGACCCGGCCCGCTCGGTGGCGCGCGCGGTGCGCAGCGCGGTGTTCCGGATCCTGTTCTTCTACGTCGGTTCGATGCTGGTCATCGTGACCGTGCTGCCCTGGACGGAGCAGAAGGCGGGGATCAGCCCGTACGTCACCGTGCTCGACTCGATCGGTGTGCCGTCGGCGGCGCAGATCATGAACATCGTGGTGTTCGTGGCGCTGCTCTCCGCACTGAACGCCAACCTCTACGGCTCGTCCCGCATGATCTTCTCGCTGGCCGAGCGCGACGAGGCGCCGAAGTCGCTGCTGAAGGTGAGCGGTGGCGGGGTGCCGCGCCGCGCGGTCCTGGCCTCGGTGGCCTTCGGCTTCATCTCGGTCCTCCTCAACCTGGAGTGGCCGGACACGATCTTCCTCTACATGCTCAACTCGGTCGGCGCGGTGCTGCTGTTCGTGTGGGCGCTGATCGCCGTGTCGCAGCTGCGTCTGCGGCGGCGCATCGAGCAGGAGGCCCCCGAGCGCCTCGTGTTGAAGATGTGGGCGTTCCCCTGGCTGACCTGGGTGGCGATCGCCGCGATGGCCGTGGTCTTCGGCCTGATGCTGACCGACGACACGGCGCGGCCGCAGTTGATGTGGTCGACCGGGGCGACGCTGCTCGTCCTCGCGGTCGCGGGCGCCCGGGAGTTGCGCGCACGGCGTGCCTGAGCGGTGTCCACGCGTTCACCGAACGTCGACATGATCATTGCGGCGTGTGAGCGTCGTGTCCGTATACCGGAAACCTATTCCCTCTGAGCGGGCCGCCCACCCAGACTGTGGCAGTTTTACGTTCCGTTTACGCCAGGACCGTCACAGCTACTGAACAGGGCACACCCATGTCTCGGAACTCAGCGCAGTCCCCTGCGGAGGGGACGGACGCGCGGCCGGTCGAGCAGGCGCCGGCCGAGCCGTCGCTGTCGCACGGCCTCAAGCAGCGCCATCTTTCCATGATCGCGCTGGGCGGCGTGATCGGCGCGGGCCTCTTCGTGGGCTCCGGCACCGCGATCGCCGCCGCGGGCCCGTCGATCATCCTCGCCTACGCGATATCCGGCGCGCTCGTCATGCTCGTGATGCGCATGCTGGGCGAGATGTCGGCCGCGTACCCGGCGTCCGGATCGTTCTCCGTGCACGCCGAGCGGGGCATCGGGCCGTGGGCCGGATTCACCGCGGGCTGGTCGTTCTGGTTCCTGCTCTGCGTGGCCGTCGGCCTGGAGGGCATCGGCGCGGCGGGCATCGTGCACGGCTGGGTGCCGGGCGTGCCCGAGTGGGCCTGGGTCGCCCTGTTCATGCTGCTGTTCACGATCACGAACCTGTCGGCCGTGAAGAACTTCGGCGAGTTCGAGTTCTGGTTCGCCGCGCTCAAGGTCGGCGCGATCGTGCTCTTCCTCGTCATCGGCATCCTCGCCATGCTCGGCGTGCTGCCCGACGTCGGCGCACCCGGCATGTCCAACCTCACCGGCCACGGCGGCTTCATGCCGAACGGCACGGAAGGGTTGATCGTCGGCCTGCTCGCGTCGGTCTTCGCGTACGGCGGTCTGGAGACGGTGACGATCGCCGCCGCCGAGTCGGAGCACCCGGTGCAGGGCGTCGCGAAGGCGGTCCGCACGGCGATGTGGCGCATCGCCCTTTTCTACGTCGGCTCGATGGCGGTCGTCGTGGTCCTCCTGCCCTGGACCGCGAAGGAGATCCCGACCAAGGGTCCGTACGTCGCCACGCTGGACTACCTGGGCGTGCCCGCGGCCGGCCAGATCATGAACGTGGTCATCCTCGTCGCGCTGCTCTCCGCCATGAACGCCAACATCTACGGCGCCTCCCGCATGGCCGCCTCGCTGGTCGCCCGCGGCATGGGCCCGAAGGCCATCGGCAAGGTCACGAACGGGGTGCCGCGGGTCGCGGTGCTGCTGTCGGCGGTCTTCGGCTTCGTGTGCGTGCTGCTCAGCTACTGGCGCCCGGACGACATCTTCGCCTGGCTGCTCAACACCATCGGCGCGATCATCCTCGTCGTCTGGTTCTTCATCGCCGTCTCCCAGCTGGTGCTGCGCCGCAAGCTGGAGCGCGAGGCGCCGGAGAAGCTGGTCGTGAAGATGTGGGCGTACCCCTACCTGACGATCATCGCGCTCGTCGGCATGGTCGCCGTCTTCGTCCTGATGGCCCGCGAGCACGACACGCGGGTCCAGCTGTACTTCTCGGGCGGCCTGGCGATCATCCTCGCGGCGGTCGGGTACGCGCGGCAGAAGCTGGCCGAGAAGAAGTAGCCGTACCGAGTTCAACGCAGAGGGCCCCCGGACCACTTGGTCCGGGGGCCCTTTCGTTGCGTCCGACACTCCTGCTGTTAGCCTGCACTTGCAATAGAGTTGCAATAAGCAGTCGGAGGGCACGGAGAGACATGGCCACGTACACGCTTCCTGAGCTTCCGTACGACTACGCGGCGCTTGAGCCGGTCATCAACCCGCAGATCATCGAGCTGCACCACGACAAGCACCACGCGGCGTACGTGAAGGGCGCGAACGACACCCTGGAGCAGCTGGCCGAGGCGCGCGACAAGGAACAGTGGGGCTCGATCAACGGCCTGGAGAAGAACCTGGCCTTCCACCTCTCCGGCCACATCCTGCACAGCATCTACTGGCACAACATGACCGGTGACGGTGGCGGCGAGCCGCTCGCGGCGGACGGCGTGGGCGAGTTGGCCGACGCGCTCACCGAGTCCTTCGGTTCCTTCGCCGGGTTCAAGGCGCAGCTGACGAAGGCCGCGGCCACCACGCAGGGCTCCGGCTGGGGCGTCCTCGCGTACGAGCCGGTGAGCGGGCGGCTCATCGTCGAGCAGATCTACGACCACCAGGGCAACGTCGGCCAGGGCTCGACCCCGATCCTCGTCTTCGACGCGTGGGAGCACGCGTTCTACCTGCAGTACAAGAACCAGAAGGTCGACTTCATCGAGGCGATGTGGCGGGTCGTCAACTGGCAGGACGTGGCCAAGCGGTACGCGGCCGCGAGGGAGCGGGCGTACAACCTGCTGCTGGTGCCGTAGCGCCGTGATGCGTCCCGCCTCGTGATCGTCTTCTCAACCTTCACGTTGGCGGGCGGCGGAAACGACGGACCCCCGTGAGGATGTGACTCACGGGGGTCTGTTGGTGTGCGGGATTCCGGGGGACCTTGGCGGGATGACAGCGGAGTTCTTGAACCTGCACTGCGACACGTGCCACGGCGGCCCCCGACCCTTCCGTCGCCTCAAGGCCCACGAGAAGGCACACCTGGCTGCCAAGGGACAGATCGAGGCCGACATCCACGCGACGTGGCGATGTGACACCGAAGGGTGTCTCACCTACCGGCGCCACGGCCGCACGTGGGGCGGCGGGAGCTTCCCGCCGAGCATCGACGACTAGTCGAAGATCGGGCCCACCGTGCGCGTGCGCTTGATTTCGTAGAAGCCCGGGACCGAGGCGACGAGGAGCGTGCCGTCCCAGAGCTTGGCCGCCTCCTCGCCCTTGGGCGCCGGGGTGACGACCGGGCCGAAGAAGGCGATCTGGTTGCCGTCGGCGCCCGGCACCGCGATGACCGGCGTGCCGACGTCCTGGCCGACCTTGTCGATGCCCTCCTTGTGCGAGGCGCGGAGCTCTTCCTCGTACTTGGTGGCGTCCCAGTGGTCGAGGAGGGACTCCGGCAGGCCGACCTCCGCCAGAGCGCCGGCGACGGCCTCCTTCGTGGGGCCCTCGCCGCGGTTGTGGATACGGGTGCCGAGCGCGGTGTAGAGGTCGCCGAGGACCTCCGCGCCGTGCTCCTGCTGCGCGGCGATGACGACACGGACCGGGCCCCAGGCCTGGGTGCGCATCATCTCCTGGTACTCCTCGGGCAGCTCGTCGAGGCGCGGCTCGTTGAGCACCGCGAGGCTCATCACGTGCCAGCGGACCTTGATGTCGCGGACCTTCTCGACCTCCAGGACCCAGCGCGAGGTCATCCAGGCCCAGGGGCACAGGGGGTCGAACCAGAAGTCGACGGGGGTCTTCTCGGACATGGTTCTCCTCAAGATTCACCGGGTGGTCTCGGCAGCGCCAACGCGGCCCGTGCCCGGTCCATTCCCCGATGTCCGGTGTCGGAGCCGCGTGCGAGGATCGTAGGCGGCTGAACAGTTACGTCACAAAGGAGTGCCGCCGTGCCCGGTGAGAATCTGTCCCGCGACGAGGCCCGCGAGCGGGCGGGTCTGCTGTCCGTCGACGGGTACGAGGTGGCGCTCGACCTGCGCTCCGCGGTCGGCGACTTCGCCGGCGAGGGGCCGCGCACCTTCCGTTCCGTGACCACGATCCGGTTCCGGTCGAACGAGGCGGGGGCGGCCACGTTCGTCGACCTCATCGCGCCGTCCGTGACGGCCGTGTCGCTGAACGGCGAGGACCTCGACCCGGCGGCCGTGTTCGACGGCAACCGCATCCAGCTGGAGAACCTGGCGGAGGACAACGAGCTGGTGGTCGACGCCCAGTGCGCGTATTCGCGTACGGGTGAAGGCATGCACCGCTTCGTCGACCCCGAGGACGGCGAGGTGTACCTGTACACGCAGTACGAGCCCGCCGACTCGCGCCGCGTGTTCGCCAACTTCGAGCAGCCCGACCTGAAGGCGCCGTACCGGTTCAGCGTGCAGGCCCCCGAGGGGTGGACCGCATGGTCGAACGGCACGGGCGAACTCGTCGACGGCGTCTGGCAGTTCGCCGAGACCAAGCCGATCTCGACGTACATCACGGCGGTCGTCGCCGGGCCGTACCACTACGTGACGGATTCCTACGAGCGGACCTTCGATGACGGGTCGAAGCTCGTCGTCCCGCTCGGCGCGATGTGCCGCAAGGGGCTCGCCCCGTACTTCGACGCCGATGACGTCTTCACGGTGACCAAGCAGGGCCTCGACTTCTTCCACGACCACTTCGACTACCCGTACCCCTTCGGGAAGTACGACCAGGCCTTCGTGCCCGAGTACAACCTGGGCGCCATGGAGAACCCGGGGATGGTGACCTTCCGCGAGGAGTTCATCTTCCGCGGGAAGGTCACGCAGGCGTCCTACGAGCGGCGCGCGAACGTGATCCTCCACGAGATGGCCCACATGTGGTTCGGCGACCTCGTCACCATGCGCTGGTGGGACGACCTGTGGCTGAAGGAGTCCTTCGCGGACTTCATGGGCGCGTTCTCGATGGTGGAGGCGACGCGGTTCACGGACGGCTGGATCACCTTCGCCAACAACCGGAAGTCGTGGGCGTACCGGGCGGACCAGCTGCCGAGCACGCACCCGATCACGGCCGACATCCGGGACCTGGAGGACGCGAAGCTCAACTTCGACGGCATCACGTACGCCAAGGGCGCCTCTGTACTGAAGCAGCTCGTCGCGTACGTCGGTCGGGACGCGTTCCTGGAAGGCGCGCGGCGGTACTTCAAGCGGCACGCCTACGGGAACACCGAACTGGGCGATCTGCTGTCGGCACTTGAGGAGACGAGCGGGCGCGACCTCGCGGCCTGGTCGCGGTCCTGGCTTCAGACCGCCGGCGTCAACTCCCTTACCCCGCAAGTCACGTTGAACGCCGAGGGGCGGATCACCGAGCTGGCGGTGGTGCAGGAAGCGGCCGAGTCGCACCCCGAACTGCGCCCGCACCGGGTGGCCGTGGGCCTGTACCGGCGTGCGGCAGGCGGCGCCGTCGAGCGGTACGCGCGCGCCGAGGTCGACGTGGACGGGCCGCGGACGGTCGTGGGCGAGCTGGCCGGGGCCGAGGCTCCCGAGCTCGTACTGGTCAACGACGACGACCTCACCTACTGCAAGATCCGGTTCGACGAGGGGTCGCTGGCGACGCTGCGGGACCACCTCGGGGACATCTCCGACCCGCTGGCGCGGGCCCTGTGCTGGTCGGCGCTGTGGAACGCGACGCGGGACGCGTTGATGCCCGCGCGTGACTTCATCGATCTCGTGCTGCGGTTCGCGGGGCGCGAGTCCGACATCGGGGTGCTCCAGACGCTGCACGCGTGGGCGCGTTCCGCGCTCGTGCACTACGCGGTGCCCGAGTGGCGCGAGGCCGGCGGCCGGCTGCTCGCCGAGGGCGCGCTCAAGGAGCTGCGGATCGCGGAGCCGGGGAGCCAGCACCAGCTGACGTGGGCCCGGTTCTTCGGAGCGGTCGCGTCGAGCGAGGCCGATCTGCAGTTGCTGCAGGGGCTGTTGGACGTTTCCGGCGGCGCGAAGATCGACGGGCTCGACGTCGACCAGGAGCTGCGGTGGGCGTTCCTGGAGACGCTCGCGACGTACGGGGTCGCGAACGAGGGCGTACTGGCGGCGGAACTGGCGCGGGACGACACCGCCTCCGGCAAGCGGCACCAGGTGCGGTGCCTCGCGGCGCGGCCGTCGGAGGCCGTGAAGGCGCAGGCCTGGGCGCAGGTCGTGGAGTCGGACGCGTTGAGCAACGCGCTGGTGGAGGCCACCATTTCGGGGTTCCAGCAGCCGTCGCAGCGGGCGCTCACCGCGAAGTACGCGGAGAAGTACTTCGCGGTGATCGAGCGGGTGTGGGAAGAGCGGTCGATCCAGATCGGGATGGATGTGGTGCGGGGGCTGTTCCCCGGGCTGCAGGACTCGCAGGCGACGCTGGATGCGACGGACGCGTGGCTGTCCGGGCATGAGGGGGGTGCGCCGGCGTTGCGGAGGCTTGTGCTTGAGGCGCGGGACGACTTGGCGCGGGCGCTGCGCGGGCAGGCGTGTGACGGGGCTGCGGGCATGTAGTCGGGGCGGTTGCGGTACCCCGGGGTTTCGGCCTCGGGGCTCTGCCCCGGCCCCCGCGGGCTCTCGTCCAAGAGCGGGGCTTAAGTGGTGTTACTGAATGCTGGCAATCGCGGCCGTAACCCCCGGTGCCGCCTGGTCTTTTCGGCAGGAGGTGGGGACACCTTTAGGGCGACGATGTCCGGAGTTTCCTACGGGGGTGTAACAGCGGTTAGTGGGGGGTTCTTGGGCGGGAATGGGCGGGTCATGAACCAGAACACCCCCGCCCCGCTGTCGCCCCGCCCCCTGCGCCACCTCAACCAGAACCAGCGGCAGCTGATGAGCGCCGCGCAGCTGAAGGCGCACGGCGTGGGCGCCGCCGCCGTGTCCGAGCAGTGCCGGGCCGGTGGGACCTGGCAACAGTTGCTGCCAGGTGTGTATTTGTTGCACCCCGGCCAACCCGGCGACGAGGAGCGGCTGCACGCCGTGCTGATGTACTCGGGGCGGGCCCCCGAGCGGCGCGGGCGCCCGGACGGGGTGCCCACGCAGCACGCCCCCGGTCGCGCGCCGTACTCCGACACCATCGTCACCGGGCTCGCCGCCCTCGCGCTGCACGGCTTCTCCGCCGCTCCCCCGCTGTCCTCGCTCGACCACATCGACGTGCTCGTCCCGCGCACCCGGCGGCTGCGCTCCACCGCCTTCGCGCGGCTGATCCGGACCACCGCCCTGCCGACTCCCGTACAGCTGAAGGGAGTTCCGGTCGTCCCCGTGCCGCGGGCGCTCGCCGACGCGGTGTCCCGGCTGTCCGACGCGGGCGCCGTACGACGGCTGCTCACCGAGGCCGTACGGGGCGGGCACTGCGAACCGGCCGCCGTCGTACGGGAGTTGTCGGCGGCCCGGCTGCTGACCAGGCCGCACGTCATCGACGCCGTCGACTCGCTGCTCGCCGAGGGGCGGACCATCGCCGAGGACCGGCTGTACGCGATGGTGCGCGAGTACGGGCTGCCCGACCCCGTGTGGAACGTGGATCTGCGGCTGCCCGGCGGCCCGCACCTCGGCGGCGTCGACGCGTTCTGGCCCGATCACTCCGTCGCCGTGGAGCTGGACACCCGGGCGCCGCGCCATGGCCTTCGACAGGACGACGACGCGCTGTGGAGCGAGTACGCCCGTAAGCGCGAGCACCTGGAGCGGCTCGGGATCACCGTCGTGCACATCTCCCCGAAGAAGCTGCGCGAGTCGATCGAGCAGCAGGCCGCCATCGTGCGGACCGCGTTGATGGCTTCCGGCGACCGGGACCCGGCGGCGTACGTCGTGGTGCTGCCGCGGTGAGTCGGTGGGCTACTTGCCGCAGAACTCCGCCTCGGCGACCTTCGTCATGTCGCCCGTCCAGTCGCCGTTGAAGTTGAGGGCGAGGGAGTGGCTGCCGTCGGGCGTCGTCAGGACGAGCGACGACGAACCGTGGATGCCGCCGCCGTGGCCCCACACGACCGTGCCGCACTCCAGCTTCCAGCGCTGCAGGCCGAGGCCGTAGGCGGAGTCCGGTCCCTGGGTGCCGCCCGGCGCCGTGGTCCGCATCTCCTTCATCTGCTCGGGCGGCAGCAACTCGCCGCGGACCAGGGCGGTGTAGAAGCGGTTCAGGTCGGCGGAGTCGGAGACCATCTCGCCGGATCCGAAGGAGCCGCTCGGGTTGAACTCGGTGACGTCGTACGTCGGCCCGGCGCTGTCGCCCAGCTTGGAGTACGCCCGGGAGGCGGGGCGCGGCATGCGTGGGTCGGTGCCGGGGACCTTCGTGGCGCGCAGGCCCAGGGGCTCGATGATGCGGTGTTCGATCTCGTCCCCGTACGCGCGGCCGGTCGCCTTCTCGATGACCATGGCGGCGAGCGCGTAGTTGGTGTTGGAGTAGTCCCAGCCGCCTCCCGGGTCGAAGCGCGCCTTGTTGCGCACGCCGATGCGTACGAGCTCCTCCGGCGCGAAAGTGTCGTTGCGGTGGTCGAGGAAGTTCTTGGTCATGTACGCCTCGTTGAACCGCGCGTCCTCCAGGTAGTCGGCGATGCCGCTGGTGTGGTTGAGCAGATGCCGCAGGGTGATGCGCTCGGCGTCGTATCCGTCGCCGGTGACGAGGCCGGGCAGCCAGTGCTCGACGGTGTCGTCGAGGTCCAGCTCCCCTTCGGCCTCCAGCTGGAGGAGGACCGTGGAGACGAACGTCTTGGTGACGGAGCCGACGCGGTAGTGGTCGTGGGCGCCGCGCGGCTTGTGGGTGGCGAGGTTTCCGACGCCCGAAGTTCCCTTCCACGTACGGCCGTTGTCGCGGACCTGAGCGGTGGCGCCGGGGACGCCCTCGCGTACGGCGGCGTCCAGGGCCCGCTGGGTGGCTCGGTGGCCGTCGCGGGCCGGGCCCGATGCGAGGGCCGGAGTGGCGAGCGCCCCGGTCGTGATCGCCAGTACCGTCGCCGCCCCCAGCAGGGCCGTGCGCTTCAGCATGTGTCTCCTCCGTTGCCGTGCCGTGGTGTCGCGTTCGACCGGAGGGACTTCGGGGGTGGGTGCGGGAGTTGAGCCGGTGTCGGCCGGTTGAGCCGGAATCAGCCCTTTCGGAGGACGAGTTCGGTATTGCGGTCGCCCGGGGTGCCGGAGAGCGTGGCGCGCGAGCCGGGCGCGTTGTAGGAGAGCTCGCGGTAGAGGGCGGCAAGACCCGTCTGCGTGAGGTCCGTGAAGTCGGTGCGGTGCGGGGCCGAGGACTCGATGAGCGTCGTGAAGACGGACAGCGTGCCGTCGCGGTTGTCGGCGACCTCGATGATGCGGGCGAGCTGCGGAAAGTCGACGTGGGATGCGGTGGAGATCTCCCAGAAGCCGGTGCCGTCGCCGGTGCCCGCATGTGGCGTGATGTCGTTCTTGTGACTGTGGCCGTTCACCCAGGCGAGGACGGGGCGGTGGGCCGCGAGCAGGGCGGTCAACTCCTCGCCGCCGTGCCGTCGTTCGCCGCGGCGGTCCGGGTCCTCGCGGAGGTTGCGCATCGTCTTGGAGGTGTGGTGGGAGAAGACGAGGACGTGGTCGCCACGCCGCTCGGCGGCCTTCAACTCACCCTTGAGCCAGTCCAGTTGGGACGCACCGATCGAGCCTTCGTAGTGGCCGGCCGGGTCCGTGGTGTCGAGGCTGATGCCGAGGACGTCGTCGGAGATCCGGAACGCGTAGTGCTGCGTCGCGTCGGCCAGGTTGGCCTGGGTGTAGCCGTGGCCGATCGGGCCCGGCCCCATGTGCGCGGGGTCGAGGTGGGCCGCGACGTACTCGACCGGCGTGAACGGGGCGCGCGACTCGTCGGGCGTCACCCGGCGCATCTTCCGCTTGTGCGAGACGAGCAGTTCCTTGAACGCCTTGCCCTTCGGGTCCCCGCCGTTCTGTACGTTGTCCCAGATCGCCTTGCCCGTGGCGGTGTCGAGGTCCATCAACTTGCGGTCACCCACCGCGAATTCGGCGAAGTACGGGTCCGCGGGCGCGTAGCAGCCGCCGGGCAGCGAGTCGTGGTTGCCGACCGTGGAGTACCAGGGGACGTTCAGGCCGGGGCTCTGCAGTTCGGAGATCGCGGCGTCCAGGAAGCCGGGGATGCGGGGGAAGCCGTGGTCCCGCTTGTCGCCGTCCCGGAATGCTTCGTCCGGCTGCCAGTAGAGGGGGAGCCCGCTGTTCTGGACGCCCTCGTAGTGGCGGGGGTCGCCGGTGTTGGGGCTGATGCGGCCGCCGCTCATCGCTTTGAGGAACCAGTCGAGTTCGGAGCGGGCGTTGTTGTCGGTGTTGTCGCCCGTCGTCATCACGAAGTGCAGCGGCGAGGCGGTGACGGGTGCGCCGCGCAGGGCGTTCACCCGCTCCACGAGGGCGACGGCCCCGGCGACGCTCAGCGCCTCCTGCGGCCGCCAGGCGCTGGCGGTCTGCGACCTCAAGTACTCGTAGCGCAGGGGGTGTTGTACGTCGACCAGGTGGAGGTCGGTGAACTGGACGAACGCGGCGAGCGGCTTCCGCTTGGCCTCGCGGTCGCTGCGGGCGGAGCCGAGTTCGGTGCGGACGACGCGGGTCCAGGCCGGTCCGTCGCCCAGGCGCCGGTAGCCGGAGCCCGCGGCGGCGGTCGCGACGGCGGCGAGGGTGGTGCCGCGGGTGTAGGGGGCGAGTGGGGCGGCGGGCGCCTTGCGGGACATCGCCCGTGCCGGGGCGGCGGCCGGGTGGGCGGCGGCGCTGGTGCCGCCCGCGGGTCCGAGGGCGTATCCGATACCGGCAGAGAGGGTCACCGCGCCGGTCGCGGTCAGGAATGCGCGGCGGTCGATCTCTGCGGCGGCTGTGGTGACAGAGCGTATGCGCGGCATGGCGCGGTCTCCCCGAGTGCGAACGCGTCGACAGTGACGGCCGGGCCGGTCCGGTCGAACCGCCCCTCCGTACTGGATGGTTGGCAGTGGGGATGACCTGCGCGTGAACGGCGACGCAACGCGTGGCGCCGATCACGTACGTGGATCTAGGGCCGGGTGTGGGGGTGCCGCATCGTCACGCGGGGGTGGGCCGTGGGCGCCCTGTCGGTCACGCCGTGTTCATCTTTCGGGGAAGGGGGGCGGTGCGCGGGGGCGGTGGTGGGGGGGGCGGTGCCGTGGCCGGGGGCCGTCGTGAGGGGTGCGCGGCACCGGGGGATGCGGGGCTGCGCCGTGGCCGACGCCCGCCGCGAAGGGTGCGCGGCACCCGGGGGTGCGGGGCGGTGACGTGGCCGACGCCTGAGGTGACTGGCGCGCGGCGCCGGTCCTTGTCCGGCTGCGCCGGTGCCGGGTCGTCTCCCACCCACCCGCCCCCTCCGGGGGCTTCGGCCCCCGTGGCTGGGGCTGTGACAGTTCGGGCCGTTGGGGATCCGGCCCGCCGCAGGCTCCTGCTGGGCGAAGCAGTGCAAGCCGAACCGGCTGCCGGCGACCTACCGCCGCACCCACGGCGTCACCTGCTTCCACGGCTGCTACTCCGTGGGCGACGACCGCCTGTGGGGCGTCAACCGTCGCCGCAAGGGCACCGCCAACACCCTGGCCGCGCTGAAGTCGATCCGTGCCGCCCGACCCGACGGCGCCCCGATCCACATCATCCTGGACGACCTCTCCGCCCACACCGGCGCCGACATCCGCCGCTACCTGCGCCGGCGCAACGCCAACGCCCGTCACCCCGACGTAGTTGCCGCCCAACGCAAGGAACGCGCCCGCATCCGCAGCGAGAAGGGCATTCGCTGGGGCGGACGCTCCCTCAACGCCGCAGCCTGACCGACCGTGAACCGCAGCCCCGGAGTGCCGAAAGGGACAAGTTCACGAGAGGGACAGCGACAGAAGGACGACTCAGGAGGCGGACGGCTTGATCTCCCCCGCAAAGACGATGACCTGGTCGATGAGGCTCCGCCGCAGATGGACGACGTCCGTTCCCGCCAGGCGGGGGCCTCCATCCGGCGTGGTGAAGACCCACTGGTACCGGGCCCACTCGTCCGGCATGTCCACCGCCGAGCAGCGCACCATCGTGCCGGTCCCCGCCGGGTGGCGCCGGATGTCCAGCACGAACCGCTCGACCGCCGCGATTCCTTCGCTGCGACCCAACGGCCCCCAGAAGACCACGTCCGAGGTCAGAGCCTGGGAGAGCAGGGCAGTCACATAGCCGTCGTCCGAGGCGTTGAACGCGGAGATGAACGTGTCGATCGCGGAGCGTGCCGTCTCTTCCTGCATGCCCCAGTAATACCAGCCGTTGCGCGTGCGCTCGTCCCGCGAGCCGCCTTCCGATCACGGTGGACCATCCCGGTAACAGCGCTGGGGCTGTGCCGGGGCCGGGGCCTGTGGTGGTGGGTGCGGGTGCGCGGCGCCGGTCCTTGTCCGGCTGTGCCGTTGCCCGGTTACCTCCCGCCCGCCCCCTCCGGGGGCTTCGGCCGGTGGTCGGGGGCGCTTC
Protein-coding sequences here:
- the pepN gene encoding aminopeptidase N — encoded protein: MPGENLSRDEARERAGLLSVDGYEVALDLRSAVGDFAGEGPRTFRSVTTIRFRSNEAGAATFVDLIAPSVTAVSLNGEDLDPAAVFDGNRIQLENLAEDNELVVDAQCAYSRTGEGMHRFVDPEDGEVYLYTQYEPADSRRVFANFEQPDLKAPYRFSVQAPEGWTAWSNGTGELVDGVWQFAETKPISTYITAVVAGPYHYVTDSYERTFDDGSKLVVPLGAMCRKGLAPYFDADDVFTVTKQGLDFFHDHFDYPYPFGKYDQAFVPEYNLGAMENPGMVTFREEFIFRGKVTQASYERRANVILHEMAHMWFGDLVTMRWWDDLWLKESFADFMGAFSMVEATRFTDGWITFANNRKSWAYRADQLPSTHPITADIRDLEDAKLNFDGITYAKGASVLKQLVAYVGRDAFLEGARRYFKRHAYGNTELGDLLSALEETSGRDLAAWSRSWLQTAGVNSLTPQVTLNAEGRITELAVVQEAAESHPELRPHRVAVGLYRRAAGGAVERYARAEVDVDGPRTVVGELAGAEAPELVLVNDDDLTYCKIRFDEGSLATLRDHLGDISDPLARALCWSALWNATRDALMPARDFIDLVLRFAGRESDIGVLQTLHAWARSALVHYAVPEWREAGGRLLAEGALKELRIAEPGSQHQLTWARFFGAVASSEADLQLLQGLLDVSGGAKIDGLDVDQELRWAFLETLATYGVANEGVLAAELARDDTASGKRHQVRCLAARPSEAVKAQAWAQVVESDALSNALVEATISGFQQPSQRALTAKYAEKYFAVIERVWEERSIQIGMDVVRGLFPGLQDSQATLDATDAWLSGHEGGAPALRRLVLEARDDLARALRGQACDGAAGM
- a CDS encoding serine hydrolase domain-containing protein, whose protein sequence is MLKRTALLGAATVLAITTGALATPALASGPARDGHRATQRALDAAVREGVPGATAQVRDNGRTWKGTSGVGNLATHKPRGAHDHYRVGSVTKTFVSTVLLQLEAEGELDLDDTVEHWLPGLVTGDGYDAERITLRHLLNHTSGIADYLEDARFNEAYMTKNFLDHRNDTFAPEELVRIGVRNKARFDPGGGWDYSNTNYALAAMVIEKATGRAYGDEIEHRIIEPLGLRATKVPGTDPRMPRPASRAYSKLGDSAGPTYDVTEFNPSGSFGSGEMVSDSADLNRFYTALVRGELLPPEQMKEMRTTAPGGTQGPDSAYGLGLQRWKLECGTVVWGHGGGIHGSSSLVLTTPDGSHSLALNFNGDWTGDMTKVAEAEFCGK
- a CDS encoding TIGR03767 family metallophosphoesterase, coding for MPRIRSVTTAAAEIDRRAFLTATGAVTLSAGIGYALGPAGGTSAAAHPAAAPARAMSRKAPAAPLAPYTRGTTLAAVATAAAGSGYRRLGDGPAWTRVVRTELGSARSDREAKRKPLAAFVQFTDLHLVDVQHPLRYEYLRSQTASAWRPQEALSVAGAVALVERVNALRGAPVTASPLHFVMTTGDNTDNNARSELDWFLKAMSGGRISPNTGDPRHYEGVQNSGLPLYWQPDEAFRDGDKRDHGFPRIPGFLDAAISELQSPGLNVPWYSTVGNHDSLPGGCYAPADPYFAEFAVGDRKLMDLDTATGKAIWDNVQNGGDPKGKAFKELLVSHKRKMRRVTPDESRAPFTPVEYVAAHLDPAHMGPGPIGHGYTQANLADATQHYAFRISDDVLGISLDTTDPAGHYEGSIGASQLDWLKGELKAAERRGDHVLVFSHHTSKTMRNLREDPDRRGERRHGGEELTALLAAHRPVLAWVNGHSHKNDITPHAGTGDGTGFWEISTASHVDFPQLARIIEVADNRDGTLSVFTTLIESSAPHRTDFTDLTQTGLAALYRELSYNAPGSRATLSGTPGDRNTELVLRKG
- a CDS encoding nuclear transport factor 2 family protein encodes the protein MQEETARSAIDTFISAFNASDDGYVTALLSQALTSDVVFWGPLGRSEGIAAVERFVLDIRRHPAGTGTMVRCSAVDMPDEWARYQWVFTTPDGGPRLAGTDVVHLRRSLIDQVIVFAGEIKPSAS